AACGTAGATTCCATGCCGACGTACAAACCCGTTATTATGTTAGTAGCTGGACCACTCAAAGAAGCATGAGCTATCTTTCTCACCTTAGGGTAGGAGTAGTCTGTGTAGTATCTCGTCAGAATGACGAACAGGTATGAGCAAACCATACCAACCAGTCCACATAAGGATAGATAAGCCCACGAATAATCATTTGGGTAATCTTCCCCCAAGAGAAACAACATTttgcagaagaaaaaaaaaccacccATGGCAAGGAGGCATGTAACGATATACGCTCTTAGCATCACCTTCAGTGGGTTCTCTAAATGTTCTCCTATCATCTCTAGTTCGTTATCCTTGTAATGGTCCCGACTCAGGGTCGACAAGGCTGTGTCTCCGTTTGCGCTCCGTACGTTCTCATTTGCACCATTCTGCATTGTTCCACTGTGGGATGCGCTACTAAGATGGGTGTACTGGTCCGCTCCAAAGTGACTCTTGCTACTCCCACGTTTCTTCTTTCCCATTAGGGTGCTTGTGTAGTCACTCCTGGTCCGAACAAGGTACACCCCAATGGTAGATACGAACAAATCCATCGAGTGGACAAACAAGGGGAAGAGAACAAAGTAGTTAGCCCTTTTCTCCGAAATGATTCCATTTTCACATAAGGTTCCTCCCAAAATCATAGATGCAATAATCTCGGCGGATATCGATTCAAATAAATCTGCACATTGACCTGCACAGTCACCTACGTTGTCTCCAACCAAATCTGCAATCACTGCTGGGTTCCTCGCATCATCCTCGGGAATGTGTTTTTCTACCTTCCCAACTAAATCGGCACCTATATCAGCTGCTTTTGTGTATATACCTCCAGCTAGCTGATACAGCATAGCCACTAGAGAAGCTCCGAACCCGTAACCAACAATCAGTAGGGGATATTTTGTAAACGACAGGGTaggatataaaatatttattaacatGAGTAGAGAGCAAATGCCAAAGATAGCTAATGCCACGTTCACGATGGCACTTATTGCCCCACTCCTGAAACAGGTCATTAGCGCTTTCCTATACGAATAGGTGGAGGCTTTCGCCACACGGACATTGGCCCGGACGGCCACATAAATGCCGTTGTAGGCTGCTACAGAGCTGCATGTAGCTCctagcaaaaatgaaaaggaagttATTATGCTGTATGCAAAGGGTGATATTACTATGTGCTTCTCAGTAGTACCCTCCACCATGGTGCTTTTTTCTCGGGGCAGCTTTGTGTAGTCTCCTCTCACCATGTAAAGGAACAGCAGAAGCGTCGTAAAAGCTAcagatattttaaaaatcgaGTTGTACTGCACTGCGAAAAACCCTTCTGATCCCTCCTTTATCGGTTTTGCTATGTCTTCCAAGGAGAGTACTTCGTATCCGTCGTGCGGCGCTTCCAGGGTGTGCTTCCCCGCGTCATGGGCAGCCGTGTCGTGGGATACCGTGATGTGGACCCCCTCGTCCCGCCCCTCTCCTCGTCTGTCACCATCATTCGGCTTCATCGTTTCGCTCTTCTTATGTGGAAGGCCGATATGTTCGGCCATGACGCTAATCTGGTGGATCGTCACGCCGTCCTTCCGATCGTCACCCGTCCAACCGTCACCCTTCCGATCGTCACCCTTCCGATCATCACCCCTCCAACCGCTACCCTTCCGATCATCACCCCTCCAACCGCTACCCTTCCGATCATCACCCCTCCAACCGCTACCCTCCCAACCGTCGCTCCCTCGCACGGTGCTGTACGCGTCGTACTCGTCCTTCAACACGGAGCTCAGCATGTGCAGGGCGAATAACAGGAAGAAGGCACTGTAGAGGGATAGCCCGACTAAGCACACGGTCTTCACATTATCCACAGTTCGATATGTTGCATACGTTGCTGTTGCGAATGCGAGCAACACGCCTGCGTTAATCGTGATCCTTTGTTTGGGCGACCGGTTTATGTACCAGTTCAGACACCCCAACGACGTTACATCATCTTCGTACCCTGCACACTGTACGTATTGAACTCCACCCATGGGGGCACCCCACCCTTGTGCATTGCGCACATGGGAGAGgttttcccccttcgttGCCTTAGGGACATCGCCAACCTTTCCACTTTGGAAGATCCCCTTGGAATAGGCTCCGCCAAAAAAACTCATTACATTGTGGGGGCTCTTCTTCTTGCCGTTCCCGTGTAGGGGCAGCATTTTCGCCCTTCCCGCGGTGGGTCGCAGGTACGTCGGTGGCTACTGCTTGTTGGGGGCGGAGGTCTTTGGCGTGATCGACACTTAGTAGCAGGGAAGCCACGtcgaggaagcaaaaaaaaaaaaaagactcgATTCCTCCACTTGTACGTAAAAATCTCAAGGGGGAGCCATTCCTCATGCGCAGCACggagaaaaacgaacaaatttttttttcctttttgtgcttaGAGGGACCAAACAAGCTGCAACACGGTGGGCGTAAAAATATGCCTACACAGGCATGCTCATCCGATGTGCATGATGTAACACCCCCCGGGGAGAATTACTAACACTTCCACGAAGAGGTAAAACGGAAAATAACAAATGTGATGATGACACTGGCGAAGAGGTGCACATGGAAAAtggaccaaaaaaaaaaaaggttaccTTCACTGTGTTTCACTCAGTGtgcatttgcaaaaaatattgtctGCAGGAGTTGCATTCTTAACTACAAAAGGTGTAATAAATCATGGCTGTGGAAAAGAACAACTTGGCGGCATCATACGTTGACCCTGCGCCATCCGAAAGTTGCAAGGACGGAAGGGCGCGCGATACGAGGCATTTCAAGCAACAAACGTTTTACACTGTCATTTAACTGTTCAGTTGGGTGGGTATTTTCGCGTTaacttgtttgtttttttttttttttttttttgcacacctctgagattaaaaaaagggagatcGGCAACTCGCTGGGGCGCGGGAAAACGCGGAGGCATTTTGATGATACTCACAAGTAAGTGCCCCTGTCAAAGTTTTCATCCTTTTAACAATACGTTTTACGCGGACTTGCGGCAGGTGGAGTGGATATCATCACATCACCGTGGAGCATTTGCCAATACCTACTGCGCAATAATTGTCttatccttttcttccccttatGGGGCTGTTTTTGCGTTGGGTGTCAAACGCAGTGGGCAGTTTTCCGCATCGTAGGATGGAGGGTAGGTATGTGGGGTAGTATGTGCGGTGCTTATGTGTGGTAGGTATGTGCGGTAGTATGTGTGGTGCTTATGTGTGGTACGTATGTGTGCCTCCTCTTCCCTAACACCGTTTCACCTTTTGTGTTGCCCCCCGTTTGAATGCAAACAATTCGAAGGCGCGTGTATGCATCCCCTCGAGGGACCACTTCAGTTcggttattttgttttattttgctttgttttattttgttttgctttgttttgttttgtttttttttattttgttttgttttactttttccacCGCAGAATGATGACCGTGGAAgcatatgtacgcatgttGGCGATCCCTGTTCACACTTTGGCAAAATCCCCTTACACACCTTTCCCGTTCGTCATCCACCGTTGTTGTTAGCAGGGGACCCACTTTGACGGCACCTTCATCGAAATGCAGAAATCGATTACGTTTTTAATTGCGGAGAACTCTCAACAGCTTACCATCCTTTGGCTTTTAAATATTGCAATAcgtgtgtacgtacataAGTGCAGTTATATATACGTATCTATGCGCATATACTTATGTGCAATTTTGCCCTGTGCAGGAGAAGATTTTCCACCTGGGGACACATACCTTTATTGGAAGTTCCCTCCTGGAAAGCGCTCCCCCTCTTTTAGAGCTCTTCAAACAAGTGGTAGGGATCTCCACAAAATATAATGTCGAGTGTCGAGTGTCGAGTGTCGAGTGCGGGGTAGGGGGGGAAAGCCActtcgaaatggaaaaataaaaacaatgcCGCTTAACCGCGTCATGCATACGAGTTTATATCGCGCAATTGAGTAGTCAAGCAGAGTGCCATGGTGAATGAGAATACGTATCTTCACGGGTGAAAAAACGCATAAACGTAAAATGTTTATGTATACCCCCTTATGTATGTTTTTGTGATACTATCAAAAAGGTGGGCTGGAAGCGGCTTTGCGTGCGCCTCGTCGCCAacatcccccccaaaaaaaaaaaaaaaaaaacaacttaaNNNNNNNNNNNNNNNNNNNNNNNNNNNNNNNNNNNNNNNNNNNNNNNNNNNNNNNNNNNNNNNNNNNNNNNNNNNNNNNNNNNNNNNNNNNNNNNNNNNNNNNNNNNNNNNNNNNNNNNNNNNNNNNNNNNNNNNNNNNNNNNNNNNNNNNNNNNNNNNNNNNNNNNNNNNNNNNNNNNNNNNNNNNNNNNNNNNNNNNNNNNNNNNNNNNNNNNNNNNNNNNNNNNNNNNNNNNNNNNNNNNNNNNNNNNNNNNNNNNNNNNNNNNNNNNNNNNNNNNNNNNNNNNNNNNNNNNNNNNNAAGGTATTCcgttcgttttgttttattttttcgttttctttttttttttttcttttttttttttcgagcgttcgtttttttcattttttggtgGAAAGTTGGTACGTACGTTATGTTTTTCATTCGAGCAGTGACTCGCCGCTAATTCGCTGCCAATTAGCTGCCAATTAGCTGCCAATTAACCGCCAGCTTGCCGCCAGCTTGCTGCCATCTTGCCGCTACCCCCCTCGCTGGACGCACTGCCCGGTTTATTACGGCCAGTGATGCCTAGGCAAACAAAACGCTCAAGGACACACAAGGTGGCACTGATCGCATCCCTCCCCACCTCACCTTCTCATGTGGAGAGCCCCCCGTCCAACCTCCCAcatccccctccccttttttagctACCACACGATATCGTAGTTACAACACCTGCGAGAAGCAGCATTTTGGCAGCCACACCAAACAGatatatgaatttatttCCTTGCGTAAATTTGCCCGTGCTAAGTTGGGCATACTAATTTTCGCAGTGCTGTATGCAGCCTTCTCGGGACTGCGCCGGTTCTCCCTGCTCGTTTCGCCACGCCGCAGGGGGGGAACATGCGCGATTGGCAAACCGATGAGGTGCACACTGGTGAGTTGTGCGCCCATGACGTGGACTTCCGTGACGTACGAATTCGTGGCATACGGACCCGTGACATACGCACCCGTGGCATACGAATTCGTGACACACGCACCCGTGGTATGCGCGCCCGTGACGCGAAGGggggaagatgaagaaggggGGCTCCACTGACAAGCGCTACTTACGGAGGGCATTCAACAGGTCCTACTATTacaagaagggggaaaaggctGAGGAGGTGAGCAGTGGGAGTAAAAGAGTTAACGGAATCGCGGAGAGCAGCGCGAGTGGGAGCACCAGCGAGAGGAACAACCCTAACACCGGTACAAACGCGAGTGGCAAAGGCGCCCCAAACGGCGCGAGTGCGAACGGAAAGGGCGCCGCCGCGGGCAGCAAGGGGAAAGACGTGGATGTGCAGAGTGAAGAAGACCCATGGGACAGGGAGCGTGAAGGAGCAGATTTGGATGACGAGCAGTTATTTTACGCCGTGgaaggagaagcgaaaaatagaaaagtCGCAAAGATGACACTGAAcgcgaaggagaaggagtTGCTCCCCAAGAACGAAGAAGAATGTACCAATGGGAGCAGCGCGAATGGAAgtaaggaggagggggacaGTCAGGACAAAAACAACATTCTCTGTCCACTCTGCGTAGAGGTGTTGGACGAGACGgatagaaattttttcccctgcgaTTGTGGTTATCAGATATGTCTTTGGTGCTTGTACTACATACGAGACCACATGTGCAACAAGTGCCCTGCTTGTAGGAGAAGTTacgacgaaaaaaatttcatatatAATAGGGAGACCCACGAAAAATTggtgaaaaagcaaaaaaataatcacaagGGAAGTAAAACAGATGCAAATAACACCAGTAATAATAACTCCACGAGTGCTCCCAACGGAGTTATCGCCTCTTCCGGGACGGGAGCAACTACCGGAGTTAGCAATTGTACAAGTCCTACCAACAACACTTTTCTTCACCATTACAGTGGAACGAGCagtgccatttttaacagACCGGAACtgtacaaaaatgcaaacacatataatatacacGAGCATGAAAATTTATTCGAAATTATAAAAGGAATTAGAGTCGTTCAACGCAACCTCGTCTTTGTCATTGGTATAACATCCAActatgccaaaaaaaatgtattaaaaaaaaacgaatattttggaaaatacgGACAAATTCTTAACATTATTGTGAATAAATCCCAGGCTTACAATCCTCATTACAATGGCCCGTCATTTAGTGCATACATAACGTATAGTAACGAGAAGGAGGCTATTAAtgctatttattttattgatgGTATGGTCCTGGATAGCAAAACGCTGAAGGCATCGTTTGGGACCACCAAGTACTGTGCTTCATATCTGAAGAACAGCACCTGTACCAATGAGGACTGCTTCTACTTACACGAATTGGGCAACGTCATAGATAGCTTTTCCAAAGATGATATACATGGCCCAAAACACATTTATCATGacttgttatatttttattttaaaaaacaccCAGACAAGAAAAACGAGCAGAGTAATAACTCTCATGAGTGTTCCGGTACTGTGGTGGTAAAGTCGGCTAGAAAATCGGATGATGCAACTATAGGGGGAGTGGCAGCATCCGGAGGAGGCACTAGCACAAGTGGTCCCTCCGCGATGCCTTCCTTTGCTGCGGCCATGTCCATCACAAATGAGAAGGACTTAGCCGACGCGAAGAGAAAGAGCGACACGCTGGATGAGGCCACTCACTCGAAGAAGCAGCACTCGTCAGCGACGTCGGTGCTCTCCGATGGGAAGGCAAAAGGGTTGGAGGTAGCCGGCAAAGGGGTAGAAAGGTGGGCGGACAGAGGAGCGGACAAAGCAGCGGACAGAGGAGCGGACAAAGCAGCGGAGGAGGCGAAGAGAGACACCAAGCTGAAGGATGGCTTGGCCAGCAAGGGGTCCAAGGATAACCACCACGCCGGTGAGGAGAAAAGCAAGTGGAGCTCCGAAGGCAATTTCGCCAGTCTGATAAAGAATGCTGGCGTGGCGACCACCTCCTTGCAGGaggtggaagaagaaaaaaacaacgcaCAGACCAAGagcaagaagaagaagaaaaagcaaaagagcGAGGAGATGATCCCGCCCACCGATCGGGGCAAGGAAGACCACGGTGCGAGTGCAAGTGCGAGTGTAAATGCGAGTGTAAATGCGAGTGTAGGTGCGAGTGCGAGTGCGAGTGCCgcgcagaaggagaagaactaTAGGGACTCCCTCCAAAGTAACGGCGCATCCAAGAATGACAACACCAGTAAAAACAACAGCCTCGATGTGGAGGAGGACCCCTACTACGTCGACGGCATGTCGGAGAACTACCCGCTCATAACGGATGTCCATTTCGACAAagataagaaaaagaagatgaaaaagaaggcagaaaagaagaaggccaACGAGAGGAAGAAGGCGGAGGAGGTCAAGATGCGCGAAGCgaaggagggagaagcgaagGTGGGCGAAGCGAAGGTGGGAGAAGCGAAGGTGGGCGAAGCGAAAGTGGGCGAAGCGAAAGTGGGCGAAGAGAAGTTGGGAAAGGCCAAGCCGGGAGAGTCCAAACTGGGAGAGTCCAAACTGGGAGAGGCCAAACTGGGAGAGGCCAAACTGGGAGAGGCCAAACTGGGAGAGGCCAAAACCGGTGCAGTCAAAACCGGTGCAGTCAAAACCGGTGCAGCCAAAACCGGTGCAGCCAAAACGGGAAAGGCCCCCACGGAAGAACCCCCTGCGGAAGAGCGCAAGCTTGATGGCAAGGGCGGACAATCAGCTTCGGACGCTGTGCAGAAGGAGCAGCCCTCTCAGAAGGACTTCCCCCCTCTGAGGGAGGACGACAAGGATGCTAAgaaacaaaagaagaagcacccCAACGGCGGTAGCAGTGCCGTCAACGTGAGCATCAGTGGAAGCATCAATGGCAGCGCCAGTGGCAGCGTGGAGAATAAGCCAGCTCATGTGGAAGACCAGCCGGCAGACGGTcccaaggagaagaagcaaaccGGCGAGCAGGtacaggaggagaaaaaaagcaagtaTGCCAAAATGACATTCAAAATTGGAAGCTTCTTTAATGATCTCTTTGATGGAAGTAGAAAAGGGGGTGGTGGTGACGAGGCAAAGGCGAAGGCATCTCCCAGTGTGAGTCAGAAGGCAAACAAGAAAGCGCCTGCCACTGTTGTTACTCCCTCTGTGGTGGTAGCAGCGGAGGATGTACAGGTGGGAAGCGCCGCCCAGTCGAAAGAAGAACCCAGCGCGGAAGGGGCAATGTCTTCAAAGCAAAAGAAGGTGAAAGGTTACGAAGCGGAAcaggaagaaacaaacatGAAAGAGGATAAAATGAGAGAGAAGGgagagaggaggaagaatgAGCAATCCTCTCAAAAGAAGGACATGGAAAAGGTGAAAGCTGATGTAGGAGTTGGtgcaaaggagaagaaggaagtaGTGGAAGAGGGGGCCAAGAAGGACAGGGGTGGTGGATCTATCAACCAAGCTGATAAGG
This genomic stretch from Plasmodium cynomolgi strain B DNA, chromosome 14, whole genome shotgun sequence harbors:
- a CDS encoding vacuolar-type H+ pumping pyrophosphatase (putative) translates to MLPLHGNGKKKSPHNVMSFFGGAYSKGIFQSGKVGDVPKATKGENLSHVRNAQGWGAPMGGVQYVQCAGYEDDVTSLGCLNWYINRSPKQRITINAGVLLAFATATYATYRTVDNVKTVCLVGLSLYSAFFLLFALHMLSSVLKDEYDAYSTVRGSDGWEGSGWRGDDRKGSGWRGDDRKGSGWRGDDRKGDDRKGDGWTGDDRKDGVTIHQISVMAEHIGLPHKKSETMKPNDGDRRGEGRDEGVHITVSHDTAAHDAGKHTLEAPHDGYEVLSLEDIAKPIKEGSEGFFAVQYNSIFKISVAFTTLLLFLYMVRGDYTKLPREKSTMVEGTTEKHIVISPFAYSIITSFSFLLGATCSSVAAYNGIYVAVRANVRVAKASTYSYRKALMTCFRSGAISAIVNVALAIFGICSLLMLINILYPTLSFTKYPLLIVGYGFGASLVAMLYQLAGGIYTKAADIGADLVGKVEKHIPEDDARNPAVIADLVGDNVGDCAGQCADLFESISAEIIASMILGGTLCENGIISEKRANYFVLFPLFVHSMDLFVSTIGVYLVRTRSDYTSTLMGKKKRGSSKSHFGADQYTHLSSASHSGTMQNGANENVRSANGDTALSTLSRDHYKDNELEMIGEHLENPLKVMLRAYIVTCLLAMGGFFFFCKMLFLLGEDYPNDYSWAYLSLCGLVGMVCSYLFVILTRYYTDYSYPKVRKIAHASLSGPATNIITGLYVGMESTFLPTIVISVSLLASYYLGLASNLTGDGRAINGLYGTSVATMGMLSTAVFILSMSNFGPIADNAGGIVEMSNQPEHVRFITDKLDAVGNVTKANTKGYSVGSAALACFLLFSAFLSEVSVHAKTPFTTVDIALPEVFIGGILGSVVVFLFASWSLDAVGNTAEEVLKEVRRQFNEHPGILTYDEKPDYHTCVSIISRKALIETIKPGLLALCAPIIIGLLFKEIGKFRNNGLLGAQVIASFIMFSTSTGILMALFLNNAGGAWDNAKKYIESGFYGGKNSPAHVSSVIGDTVGDPCKDTAGPSIHVLIKLISTITMVMTPLIASSSEM
- a CDS encoding hypothetical protein (putative); the encoded protein is MKKGGSTDKRYLRRAFNRSYYYKKGEKAEEVSSGSKRVNGIAESSASGSTSERNNPNTGTNASGKGAPNGASANGKGAAAGSKGKDVDVQSEEDPWDREREGADLDDEQLFYAVEGEAKNRKVAKMTLNAKEKELLPKNEEECTNGSSANGKVLDETDRNFFPCDCGYQICLWCLYYIRDHMCNKCPACRRSYDEKNFIYNRETHEKLVKKQKNNHKGSKTDANNTSNNNSTSAPNGVIASSGTGATTGVSNCTSPTNNTFLHHYSGTSSAIFNRPELYKNANTYNIHEHENLFEIIKGIRVVQRNLVFVIGITSNYAKKNVLKKNEYFGKYGQILNIIVNKSQAYNPHYNGPSFSAYITYSNEKEAINAIYFIDGMVLDSKTLKASFGTTKYCASYLKNSTCTNEDCFYLHELGNVIDSFSKDDIHGPKHIYHDLLYFYFKKHPDKKNEQSNNSHECSGTVVVKSARKSDDATIGGVAASGGGTSTSGPSAMPSFAAAMSITNEKDLADAKRKSDTLDEATHSKKQHSSATSVLSDGKAKGLEVAGKGVERWADRGADKAADRGADKAAEEAKRDTKLKDGLASKGSKDNHHAGEEKSKWSSEGNFASLIKNAGVATTSLQEVEEEKNNAQTKSKKKKKKQKSEEMIPPTDRGKEDHGASASASVNASVNASVGASASASAAQKEKNYRDSLQSNGASKNDNTSKNNSLDVEEDPYYVDGMSENYPLITDVHFDKDKKKKMKKKAEKKKANERKKAEEVKMREAKEGEAKVGEAKVGEAKVGEAKVGEAKVGEEKLGKAKPGESKLGESKLGEAKLGEAKLGEAKLGEAKTGAVKTGAVKTGAAKTGAAKTGKAPTEEPPAEERKLDGKGGQSASDAVQKEQPSQKDFPPLREDDKDAKKQKKKHPNGGSSAVNVSISGSINGSASGSVENKPAHVEDQPADGPKEKKQTGEQVQEEKKSKYAKMTFKIGSFFNDLFDGSRKGGGGDEAKAKASPSVSQKANKKAPATVVTPSVVVAAEDVQVGSAAQSKEEPSAEGAMSSKQKKVKGYEAEQEETNMKEDKMREKGERRKNEQSSQKKDMEKVKADVGVGAKEKKEVVEEGAKKDRGGGSINQADKEDTPIGEGKIVRDSLGDDVAATAIATPCDTVNPPRTREKRDKKGAQDSNISQEEQMKKHAQEVLNIQKNNPDVPLQAIIEDFIGRRTVATKEVLHFDDLNSAINSLIVENAAKGERSNNQHTGDSTAHACNVNTKEHLRNGEGDEKKGDSAQMKEAEKVGAVKREGEGQAVEKTQKGMDSKNHVPCAKEKKKKDTLNKRKLQQKDMEGDVTSIIREMMMQRMTSKSRRNKNGSVRETSGKSEMGQADARISSGEDPTEKNALFDDMEIFLKNLCAAKGKAIQSSVGSNHQSSVGSNHQSSVGSNHQSNPQRNHQSNHQSNYQSNHQSNHQSNHQSTPQSSYADSDAVYLIEGNGRPKNDYLMYTGDEHISLKSHKGVMEFIIKKEKNVDVKKKIISTKIHLIFIKN